DNA from Anomalospiza imberbis isolate Cuckoo-Finch-1a 21T00152 unplaced genomic scaffold, ASM3175350v1 scaffold_671, whole genome shotgun sequence:
tgaggggatttggggggtgtCAGGGGTCCCCAGACAGgttgggggggctttgggggtcTCTGGGCTCCCTTAGAAGGAGCAGGTGGGgtcttgggggttttttgggggggagttttggggtctcACCACCTCTCCCGGCCCTGCaggtcctggagcagctcctggtggccctggggacccccaaaaacggggAGCCCCGACGGGGAGCTCTGCTGGTGGCCCTGACGGCCGGGGGGGCCCTGGGGGGGGCCCTCTGCACCCTCACAGGTgggtggggggtcctggggggtcctggggggtcctgggggggtccagGCTCCCCTCGGACGCCCCCCGCTTTTGCAGTGGCAGCCACGGGACCCCTCAGCCGTGACCTCGACCCTGAAGCGCTTGGAGGGGGTGGTaagagacccccccaaaaccccccagagaccccccaaaaccccccagagacccccccccaaaaaacctctcagggaccccctgacccccccccccagggacaccccagctCCTGTaagagccccccaaaacctctcagggACCCCCTAAATCCTCTCAgtctcctccccagccccactgggGGTCCCAAAAACCTCTAACCCCCCCCCAAACGccctaaatcccccccaaaatccctcccagcccccgGGGGGTGCAGGAGCTGCCgggagcccccccaaacccccccccctGCTGCGGGCGGATCCTGGCCCGGGCTCAGGTGCAAAGGAGCTtccaggtgagttttggggggcgctggggggggtttggggttccccctctctctctgctcttcccaACCCCTCAAAGTCACCTTGGGGGGGGCGAATTGGGGTCGGGggggccccgggagcccccccgGGAGCGGGAATTGGGGCGGGAGGATAAAAATAGTCGGGGTggcctggatttgggggggtgggggggaaaatAATGGGTCacggggggggggaggggaaatgGAGTCACGgggggggctgggaccccccccaaaacacacggggggagtgggggggatggggtggggacGCCCCCAAACTGGGCCCGGTTccttttgggggggggggggggtattGAGGTGCCACCAGGCCCCCCAGATCtgctccccccccccccgggggtcgtgggggattttggggtccccccaagtccccccccccccgtgccccccccaGATCTGTCACCCCCCCCCGCTGAGCCCCACCCGGGGGTCCCTGTGGCGGCTCCTGCACCGGACCAGCCTCGTGCACCCCGAGGTACCGGgggggggaggtttgggggtccccaaaaaggggagggggttccccagtgacccccccgCGCGCCCCCCCCCCAGGTGGAGTTCCATTTCTGTGTCAGCATCGATGGGAACGTCACGTCCCGAAGCATGAGGTGAGACCCCGGCACCCCCAaactggggacacccccaccttggggacacccgaACTGGGATCCCCCACCCCTAACTGGTGTCAGCCCACTCCTGGGGACCCCCTAATTGGggtgtgtccccccccccccactgcgtgtcccccagcccagagccccccTGGGCACAGGCGGGAGCGAGGCTGAGGGTGCAGAGCCAGCACTTCACTGGGtatggactgggagggactgggagggaactgggatgggactgggatggactgggatggactgggatggattgagggaactgggatggactgggatgggactgggatgggactgggatgggactgggaggggctgggatagactgggagggactgggatgggactgggatggactgggatggattGAGGGGActggatgggactgggatggactgggagggactgggagggactgggatggattgaggggactgggatggactgggatggactgggatggattgagggaactgggagggactgggatggactgggagggactggagggactgggatggattgagggaactgggatggactgggagggactgggatgcagactggatggactgggatggattGAGGGAActggatggactgggagggactgggatagactggagggactgggatgggactgggacgggatggggatggattgagggaactgggatggactgggagggactgggatgggatgggaggggctgggatgggactgggagggactggaccAGACTGGGATGCAttgagggactgggatggactggggggaactgggaggggctgggattggactgggatgggatggactAGGCTTGtctgggatggactggggggactcaggactgggatggactgggatgcactgggataTGAACTGGaaaggactgggagggactgggacaggtCGGAACAGAGAGAGATGAACTGGGGAGTAGGACGGGGGCAAACTGGATGAACTGGGGTGAGGCAGGGGGTAGGTCTGGGATAGACCGCTCCGGACTGATCCaaactggtctgtactggtcccaACTGGTCCGGACCGGTCCGTTCCCCCCAGGCCGCCCTGCAGCCGCCTCCGCCCGTGCCCGgggctgccgctgccgctgccggtGCCGCCCCCGCTGGCGGCCGCGGGCTTCGGGggggacctggagctgctcccggTCAGCGCCCTCggcccccccgggacccccccggggcAGGGACCCCCCCTCTGCCGAGTGCAAATATCCGGGcagggggcacctggggggtttggggtgtttggggtgggatttggggtcttgGGAGGAAATTTGGGGTGTTGGGGGTGGGACTTGGGGTATTTGGGGGGATCTGGGTTGTtgggggtgggatttggggtgtttggggggagatttggggtgcatggggttggatttggggtcttggggggaaatttggggtgttgggggtgggatttggggtattcgggggggtttggggtgttcatggggggatttggggtgttggggatgggatttggggtcttgggggagattttggggtgttcagggggggtttggggtgggatttggggtgttcagGGGGTTTGGTGTGGATTTGGGGTATtcagggggggtttggggtggtttggggtggtttgggaaGATTTGTAGTTCTggggtggaatttggggtggtttggcgTGTTTGGGGGGGCTTGAGGACACCTgagagattttggggtgcccagagTGGCATTTGGGGTTttcgggggggatttggggcactgagtgtttttggggtgcccagggtgggatctGGGTTgtccagggggattttgggtgccCAGAAGGGGTCTCAGAGTGCccaggggggtctcagggtgctgggagggggaggAATTTGGCTTCCCTGGGGGGGTGTCAGGATgcccaggtgggatttggggttctgggggattttgggggtcccatccCCCGTGTTGTTCTCCTTGACCGTCCCACCTTTACCTGTTCGACCCCGCGGGGGTCCCCgtgccccccccggccccccccaCCCTGCAGGACCCCTCTCTGCTGGGGGACTGGGGGGGCTTCGGCCTGGCTGCaacccccctgaaccccaaaaaccccccggaccccaaaaaccccccggACCCCCGAAGCTcctgtgaggatgaggaaggtCCGTGGAGTTccaggtttttgggggggatttggggtggaatttCGGGGCTCCCCCCTCCCTCAGCCCCCCCGTGTTGTCCCCACAGAGCCGGTGCCCCCCGATGTCACATTTGGGTACGCTGGGACCCCCCTGAGGGGACGGGGACCCCCAAACTTCCCCtgagggggaccccaaaactctCCTGGTTTTCCTCTTCCTGCGGCACCGGGACCCGTTTGGGGGGTACGATGCAGGTAAGGGGGGGacccagattttggggtgcccccaagctctgggggtgcccccaaattttgggggtgtccccgtgGCTCAAGGGGGTCCCCAAACTTCAGGGCTGTCCCCAAGTTCTGTGAGGTCTCCTCATCATTTTGGGGTTGTTCCTCTGGGCTGTCTCCTTGTTTCAGGGGTGTCTCCAAGATTTTGGGGGTGTCTccatgattttggggttccccccccccaatCCAGCTCAGCCACTGAGCCAGGCTGACCCCaaggtttgggggtgtcccctTGGTTTTGGGGTAATCCCCGTGGTTCAGGGGTGTCCCCCCGCTCTGGGGGGGTCCCCCACGGTTCgaggaccccccccaaaatccgggGTCCCCCCCCAGGGATGCGCCggctgctcctggcccagctggaGCCCACGCTGCGCCTCGGCCGCCCCGCGCTGGCCCCGGGGGCTCCGGGCCCTGCTGCACCCCCTCCTGGGGGGGCTGCGCCGCCAGCACCAGGTGGGTGCGGgcttttggggtccccccgacccccccaaatcccccgtgacccccaaatcccctccttGCAGGCCCAGCAGCGCATGGCCCAAGCCCAGGCCCTGGCGGTGGCCGCGGTGATGGCCGTGGTGGCCGCCAGCTCCAGCGGCCGTTTCCGCAGCGCCTGCCTGGGCGCCCTGCAGGTTTGGGGGTTCGGGGGGGTTCCCCCCTTGGCCGGGGGGGCgtttgggggtgtccccggtgtcaccgtgtccccccCGCCAGGTGCAGGACACGCCGGCGCTGGCGGCGGCCGCGCGCCGCAGATGGGCCGAGGTCTCGCGccggccggggctgccccgcgggggtgaggggggaaacgggggattttgggggggtccccaaaaccccccgggCACTGAACCGCCCCCCCGTgccacccagggaccccccaaaagcAGCgccggggatggagggaggagcagcacgaggaggaggaggaggaaggcccCGGAGCAACCATggccaggtggggtttgggggtccctcCCTCCTCTGGGGATCCCCAGTGAACCCCCGGGaccctcccagtaacccccgGGACCCTCCCAGTAACTCCAGTAACCCCCGGGaccctcccagtaacccccgggaccctcccagtaacccccggtgacccccgggaccctcccagtaactcccagtaaCCCCCGGTGACCCCCGGGACCCTCCCAGTAACGCCCGGGATCCCCCAACTGCAGGACCCCGATGAGTGGACGCTCTGAGGGACAGGACAGAGCCCcctcccatcccagtgccctcccagtgctcc
Protein-coding regions in this window:
- the LOC137467546 gene encoding uncharacterized protein — its product is MAEQAVRAVLEQLLVALGTPKNGEPRRGALLVALTAGGALGGALCTLTGGPRGVQELPGAPPNPPPCCGRILARAQVQRSFQICHPPPLSPTRGSLWRLLHRTSLVHPEVEFHFCVSIDGNVTSRSMSPEPPWAQAGARLRVQSQHFTGAGAPRCHIWVRWDPPEGTGTPKLPLRGTPKLSWFSSSCGTGTRLGGTMQGCAGCSWPSWSPRCASAAPRWPRGLRALLHPLLGGLRRQHQAQQRMAQAQALAVAAVMAVVAASSSGRFRSACLGALQVQDTPALAAAARRRWAEVSRRPGLPRGGTPQKQRRGWREEQHEEEEEEGPGATMASNSSNPRDPPSNPRDPPSNPR